A window of Amycolatopsis australiensis contains these coding sequences:
- a CDS encoding class I SAM-dependent methyltransferase, whose amino-acid sequence METTRKHKVPEMEGFQARWYAKNRGTEAQLAQYRRQAAEVTAGLPDGAEILEVAPGPGFFAIELAKRGYRVTGLDISHTMVEIAREEARQAGVDVGFRQGDVTHTPFDDESFDFVVCQAAFKNFRQPVTALNEMHRVLRPGGFAVIHDLNHEATAADIDREVARMHVGVVSGFTVRQTLGWLRRRAFTPAQFETLAAESAFGGCSVTADGIGLEVRLTR is encoded by the coding sequence ATGGAGACGACCCGCAAGCACAAAGTGCCCGAGATGGAGGGCTTCCAGGCCCGCTGGTACGCGAAGAACCGCGGTACCGAGGCCCAGCTGGCGCAGTACCGGCGGCAGGCGGCCGAAGTCACCGCCGGGCTGCCGGACGGCGCCGAGATCCTGGAGGTGGCGCCCGGCCCCGGCTTCTTCGCCATCGAGCTGGCGAAGCGCGGCTACCGCGTCACCGGGCTCGACATCAGCCACACGATGGTGGAGATCGCGCGCGAAGAGGCGCGCCAGGCCGGGGTCGACGTCGGCTTCCGGCAGGGCGACGTCACGCACACGCCGTTCGACGACGAGTCGTTCGACTTCGTGGTCTGCCAGGCCGCGTTCAAGAACTTCCGGCAGCCGGTGACGGCGTTGAACGAAATGCACCGGGTGCTGCGGCCGGGTGGGTTCGCGGTGATCCACGACCTCAACCACGAGGCCACCGCCGCGGACATCGACCGGGAGGTCGCCCGGATGCACGTCGGCGTGGTCAGCGGCTTCACCGTGCGCCAGACGCTCGGCTGGCTGCGCCGCCGCGCGTTCACGCCGGCGCAGTTCGAGACGCTGGCCGCGGAGAGCGCGTTCGGCGGCTGCTCGGTCACCGCCGATGGCATCGGCCTGGAGGTCCGCCTGACCCGCTGA
- a CDS encoding PadR family transcriptional regulator, with translation MKKRKVGNMLGLAVLSVVHERPMHPYEMAAVLKQRGKDADLPIKWGSLYTVVANLEKHGFVEAVASVKEGGRPERTVYRITPAGRAEFEDWVRELVGTVEREPPRFQSGLSMIGVLGPDQAISLLRQRVAQLDDHIAAQRKSLDDLRPELPRMFLVEVEYDLAMAEAEARWVRAFLDDLTSGAVPGIDAWRRFHETGELPEDLGEFVE, from the coding sequence ATGAAGAAGCGGAAGGTCGGCAACATGCTGGGCCTCGCCGTGCTCTCCGTCGTGCACGAGCGGCCCATGCACCCGTACGAGATGGCGGCCGTGCTCAAGCAGCGCGGCAAGGACGCCGACCTGCCGATCAAGTGGGGCTCGCTGTACACCGTCGTCGCGAACCTCGAAAAGCACGGTTTCGTCGAGGCCGTGGCGAGCGTCAAGGAGGGCGGGCGGCCCGAGCGGACCGTCTACCGGATCACGCCGGCCGGGCGGGCGGAGTTCGAGGACTGGGTCCGCGAGCTGGTCGGCACGGTGGAGCGGGAGCCGCCGCGGTTCCAGTCGGGGCTGTCGATGATCGGCGTCCTCGGCCCGGACCAGGCGATCAGCCTGCTGCGGCAGCGGGTGGCCCAGCTCGACGACCACATCGCGGCGCAGCGGAAGTCCCTGGACGACCTGCGGCCCGAACTGCCGCGGATGTTCCTGGTGGAGGTGGAGTACGACCTCGCGATGGCGGAGGCCGAGGCGCGCTGGGTGCGGGCCTTCCTCGACGACTTGACCAGCGGCGCCGTGCCGGGCATCGACGCCTGGCGGCGCTTCCACGAGACCGGCGAACTGCCCGAGGACCTGGGGGAGTTCGTGGAATGA
- a CDS encoding TM0106 family RecB-like putative nuclease codes for MNTEVVLDAGAVSRCRRRVHLEHDPAMREVPLSPPDPTAQQRIADAAAHREDIVTRLMAANPGDWVKIGRDLPAHERVEQTEHAFAEQAPYIWGALLPVDTAGHRRGGIDLLVRTGRGYVPVLVVRHRITDRGTGAIVTGLTDLDPAHRGADETRKVRSQPRDQLRLVHIRRMLQTLGQADESLALGGVIGLDADVVVWHDLTAGTWPGGRNALTEYQVRFADRLAIATAAANGEPALAEPSRVLECRRCPWWPTCEVVLTETRDVSLVVRGEDAMELRRAGVSTVDKLAALDPAGESPAVNWTGVTFPDAVVLARAWLADLTLVRRVEEVEVPRADVEVDVDMESFGDAGAYLWGCLLSGADIGLEQGYRAFATWDPLPTGDEARSFAEFWAWLTDVRERTEAAGLTFRAYCYNALAENRWLFGSVERFGDHPGMPTKKEIQSFVDSDEWVDLFRSVTDQFLCSHGKGLKVIAPVAGFAWRDPEAGGEASMRWYRDAVGMDGETPDAAQRERLLRYNEDDVLATRALREWISTRAQAEVPYMFDL; via the coding sequence ATGAACACCGAGGTGGTACTCGACGCGGGCGCGGTCAGCCGCTGCCGCCGTCGTGTGCACCTCGAGCACGATCCCGCGATGCGCGAGGTACCGCTTTCCCCGCCCGACCCGACCGCGCAGCAGCGGATCGCCGACGCCGCCGCGCACCGCGAGGACATCGTCACGCGGCTGATGGCGGCCAACCCCGGCGACTGGGTCAAGATCGGGCGTGACCTGCCCGCGCACGAGCGCGTGGAGCAGACCGAACACGCCTTCGCCGAGCAGGCGCCGTACATCTGGGGCGCGCTGCTGCCGGTCGACACGGCCGGGCACCGGCGCGGCGGCATCGACCTGCTCGTGCGCACCGGCCGCGGGTACGTCCCGGTGCTGGTCGTGCGCCACCGGATCACCGACCGCGGTACCGGCGCGATCGTCACCGGCCTGACCGATCTCGACCCGGCGCACCGCGGCGCCGACGAGACCCGCAAGGTCCGTTCCCAGCCGCGTGACCAGCTCCGGCTCGTCCACATCCGCCGCATGCTGCAGACACTCGGGCAGGCCGACGAAAGCCTCGCCCTCGGCGGCGTGATCGGCCTCGACGCCGACGTCGTCGTGTGGCACGACCTGACCGCGGGCACCTGGCCGGGCGGCCGCAACGCGCTCACCGAGTACCAGGTCCGGTTCGCCGACCGGCTGGCGATCGCCACCGCGGCCGCGAACGGCGAGCCGGCGCTCGCCGAGCCGTCGCGCGTGCTGGAGTGCCGCCGCTGCCCGTGGTGGCCGACCTGCGAGGTCGTGCTCACCGAGACCCGTGACGTCAGCCTCGTCGTCCGCGGCGAGGACGCGATGGAGCTGCGCCGCGCCGGCGTGTCCACTGTGGACAAGCTGGCCGCGCTCGATCCGGCAGGCGAGTCACCCGCGGTCAACTGGACCGGCGTGACGTTCCCGGACGCGGTCGTGCTCGCCCGCGCCTGGCTGGCCGACCTGACGCTCGTGCGCCGCGTCGAGGAGGTCGAGGTGCCGCGCGCCGACGTCGAGGTCGACGTCGACATGGAAAGCTTCGGCGACGCCGGCGCGTACCTCTGGGGCTGCCTGCTGAGCGGCGCCGACATCGGGCTGGAGCAGGGCTACCGCGCTTTCGCGACGTGGGACCCGCTGCCCACCGGCGACGAAGCCCGCTCGTTCGCCGAGTTCTGGGCGTGGCTGACCGACGTCCGGGAGCGCACCGAAGCGGCCGGGCTGACCTTCCGCGCCTACTGCTACAACGCGCTCGCGGAGAACCGCTGGCTTTTCGGGTCCGTCGAGCGCTTCGGCGACCACCCGGGCATGCCGACGAAGAAGGAAATCCAGTCCTTTGTGGACTCCGACGAGTGGGTGGACCTGTTCCGCAGCGTCACCGACCAGTTCCTGTGCTCCCACGGCAAGGGCCTGAAGGTGATCGCCCCGGTCGCCGGCTTCGCCTGGCGCGATCCGGAAGCGGGCGGCGAGGCGTCCATGCGCTGGTACCGCGATGCGGTGGGCATGGACGGCGAGACGCCGGACGCGGCCCAGCGCGAACGGCTGCTGCGCTACAACGAGGACGACGTCCTGGCGACGCGCGCGCTGCGTGAGTGGATCAGCACGCGGGCGCAGGCCGAAGTCCCGTACATGTTCGATCTCTGA
- a CDS encoding DUF6474 family protein, whose amino-acid sequence MARKAKVAGEARFTPKKAKNAVAVAKVLGPAVIPVVAPYAVRAAGAARELYDRYQARKLGVAVDQLAAYTGRGAALHARIAGLAEGCRDLEKAAKATAADKSFAQESLGTLEQLAATVRAAERMPSARRKSAHRAVAGELERLEGQLLHRLGI is encoded by the coding sequence ATGGCGCGCAAGGCCAAGGTCGCGGGTGAAGCCAGGTTCACCCCCAAGAAGGCGAAGAACGCGGTCGCGGTGGCGAAGGTGCTCGGGCCGGCCGTCATCCCGGTGGTCGCGCCGTACGCGGTGCGCGCGGCGGGCGCCGCCCGGGAGCTGTACGACCGCTACCAGGCGCGCAAGCTCGGAGTCGCGGTGGACCAGCTGGCCGCGTACACCGGCCGGGGCGCGGCGCTGCACGCGCGCATCGCCGGGCTGGCGGAAGGGTGCCGGGACCTGGAGAAGGCCGCGAAGGCCACGGCGGCGGACAAGTCGTTCGCCCAGGAATCGCTGGGGACGCTGGAACAGCTGGCGGCGACGGTCCGGGCGGCGGAACGGATGCCGTCGGCCCGCCGGAAGTCGGCGCACCGGGCGGTGGCAGGCGAACTGGAGCGGCTGGAGGGCCAGCTGCTGCACCGGCTGGGAATCTGA
- a CDS encoding glycine betaine ABC transporter substrate-binding protein, with protein sequence MKLRRLLAVALLGATLSSCGLTVNQAVPYDIKPGSIQPIPSLQGLKVTVGSKDFTENIILAYMAEMALTAAGADVVDLSDIKGSNSSRQALLSGQTDVTWEYTGTGWINYQGNELPVPGGEKAQYEATAKADEEKFGVTWLNYSPLNDQYAFAVTEAYGAKNNLKTTSDLAAFIKQHPDQGVFCLETEFTSRQDGFPAAVKAYGFQHPTVKNFGIGTIYSAVAGGTCPVGEVFTTDGRISGLNLRVLEDDKKAFPQYNAVPTLRTEFIKAHPDLRGPLEQVAAAITNEQMVELCKQVDVDGQDAGKVAHDWMVKKGFVK encoded by the coding sequence ATGAAACTCCGGCGGCTGCTGGCCGTGGCCCTGCTGGGCGCGACGCTCTCCTCCTGCGGGCTGACGGTGAACCAGGCCGTGCCGTACGACATCAAGCCGGGCTCGATCCAGCCGATCCCGTCGCTGCAGGGGCTGAAGGTGACGGTGGGGTCGAAGGACTTCACCGAGAACATCATCCTGGCGTACATGGCCGAGATGGCCCTGACGGCGGCCGGCGCGGACGTGGTCGACCTGTCCGACATCAAGGGCTCCAACTCCTCGCGGCAGGCGCTGCTGTCCGGGCAGACCGACGTCACGTGGGAGTACACCGGCACGGGCTGGATCAACTACCAGGGCAACGAGCTGCCCGTCCCGGGCGGGGAGAAGGCCCAGTACGAGGCGACGGCCAAGGCGGACGAGGAGAAGTTCGGCGTCACGTGGCTGAACTACTCGCCGCTGAACGACCAGTACGCCTTCGCCGTCACGGAGGCGTACGGCGCGAAGAACAACCTCAAGACGACGTCGGACCTGGCCGCGTTCATCAAGCAGCACCCCGACCAGGGGGTGTTCTGCCTGGAGACGGAGTTCACCAGCCGTCAGGACGGCTTCCCGGCGGCGGTCAAGGCGTACGGCTTCCAGCACCCGACGGTGAAGAACTTCGGCATCGGCACCATCTATTCGGCGGTGGCCGGCGGCACCTGCCCGGTCGGCGAGGTCTTCACGACGGACGGCCGGATCTCGGGGTTGAACCTGCGGGTCCTGGAGGACGACAAGAAAGCGTTCCCCCAGTACAACGCCGTCCCGACGCTGCGGACGGAGTTCATCAAGGCCCACCCGGACCTGCGCGGTCCCCTGGAGCAGGTCGCCGCGGCGATCACGAACGAGCAGATGGTCGAGCTGTGCAAGCAGGTCGACGTCGACGGGCAGGACGCGGGCAAGGTCGCCCACGACTGGATGGTCAAGAAGGGCTTCGTCAAGTAA
- a CDS encoding ABC transporter permease has protein sequence MTTAAVDTGFSTESGSRRAERVRLLAQPAAVLVIVAVTLVWVFSSGLTATEKETLNASTLLTALWDHVLMTLVVTAIVVLVAVPLGVLVTRPWARFLAPVFLAVANIGQAAPALGVLVLWFIITGATGGIWVAALPLAFYSLLPVLRNTMVGIQQVDPALIDAGRGIGMSAGAVLWRVELPLAVPLILAGLRTSLVLAVGTATFGMFVNAGGFGLLIDTGYKLNLTSVLVTGSVLAVALALLVDWLGAVAEQYFGPKGLR, from the coding sequence ATGACGACGGCCGCCGTCGACACCGGCTTCAGCACGGAGTCCGGCTCCCGGCGCGCGGAACGCGTCCGGCTGCTCGCCCAGCCCGCCGCGGTGCTGGTGATCGTCGCCGTCACGCTGGTCTGGGTGTTCTCCAGCGGGCTGACCGCGACGGAAAAGGAGACGCTCAACGCGTCGACCCTGCTCACGGCGTTGTGGGACCACGTGCTGATGACGCTCGTGGTGACGGCGATCGTCGTGCTGGTCGCGGTCCCGCTCGGGGTGCTCGTGACCCGGCCGTGGGCGCGGTTCCTGGCGCCGGTCTTCCTGGCCGTGGCGAACATCGGGCAGGCCGCGCCCGCCCTCGGCGTGCTGGTGCTGTGGTTCATCATCACCGGCGCCACCGGCGGCATCTGGGTGGCCGCGCTGCCGCTGGCGTTCTACTCGCTGCTGCCGGTGCTGCGGAACACGATGGTCGGCATCCAGCAGGTGGATCCGGCGCTGATCGACGCGGGCCGCGGCATCGGGATGTCGGCGGGCGCGGTGCTGTGGCGGGTCGAACTGCCGCTGGCCGTCCCGCTGATCCTGGCGGGCCTGCGCACGTCGCTCGTCCTGGCCGTCGGCACGGCGACGTTCGGCATGTTCGTCAACGCCGGCGGGTTCGGGCTGCTGATCGACACCGGCTACAAGCTGAACCTGACCTCGGTGCTGGTGACCGGCTCGGTGCTGGCCGTCGCGCTGGCGCTGCTGGTGGACTGGCTGGGCGCGGTCGCCGAACAGTACTTCGGACCGAAGGGGCTGCGATGA
- a CDS encoding ABC transporter ATP-binding protein, translating to MSVAENEEVSGVEIELEHVTKRYPGTREPAVNDFSMVVPAGKIVVFVGPSGCGKTTTMRMINRLVQPTSGKITIGGEDALKLDVDTLRRRIGYAIQQAGLFPHFTVAQNIAVVPGLLGWDKKRVNDRVEEMMDLVGLDPADFRDRFPRQLSGGQQQRVGVARALAADPPVLLMDEPFGAVDPITRGNLQDELLRLQSELKKTIVFVTHDFDEAVKLGDKIAVLGNQSTILQYDTPEAILANPADDTVAGFVGAGASLKQLTLLRVRDVELQQDALTATVTDSPAEVRQKLEQQRKHFALVLDQRRRPIRWVHVRQLASATSLAVAGKPLRDIVSLQSTLQDALEAMLAEGGSVPVTGARGEYAGTIQLDTVIATIQQLRDEHSNGEEVPA from the coding sequence GTGTCCGTGGCTGAGAACGAGGAAGTCTCCGGCGTCGAGATCGAGCTGGAGCACGTGACCAAGCGGTACCCCGGCACCCGCGAGCCGGCCGTGAACGACTTCTCGATGGTCGTGCCCGCCGGCAAGATCGTGGTCTTCGTCGGCCCGTCCGGCTGCGGCAAGACGACGACCATGCGGATGATCAACCGGCTGGTCCAGCCGACGTCCGGCAAGATCACCATCGGCGGCGAGGACGCGCTGAAGCTGGACGTCGACACGCTGCGCCGCCGGATCGGCTACGCCATCCAGCAGGCCGGGCTGTTCCCGCACTTCACCGTCGCGCAGAACATCGCGGTGGTGCCCGGCCTGCTCGGCTGGGACAAGAAGCGGGTCAACGACCGGGTCGAGGAGATGATGGACCTGGTCGGGCTGGACCCGGCCGACTTCCGCGACCGCTTCCCGCGGCAGCTGTCCGGCGGGCAGCAGCAGCGCGTCGGCGTCGCGCGGGCGCTCGCCGCGGACCCGCCGGTGCTGCTCATGGACGAGCCGTTCGGCGCGGTCGACCCGATCACCCGCGGCAACCTGCAGGACGAGCTGCTGCGCCTGCAGAGCGAGCTGAAGAAGACGATCGTGTTCGTCACGCACGACTTCGACGAGGCCGTGAAGCTCGGCGACAAGATCGCCGTGCTCGGCAACCAGTCGACGATCCTGCAGTACGACACGCCCGAGGCGATCCTGGCCAACCCGGCGGACGACACGGTCGCGGGGTTCGTCGGCGCCGGTGCCTCGCTGAAGCAGCTGACCCTGCTACGGGTCCGCGATGTCGAGCTCCAGCAGGACGCGCTGACGGCGACGGTCACCGACTCACCCGCGGAGGTCCGCCAGAAGCTGGAGCAGCAGCGCAAGCACTTCGCGCTGGTGCTGGACCAGCGCCGCCGTCCGATCCGCTGGGTGCACGTCCGCCAGCTCGCCTCGGCGACCTCGCTGGCCGTGGCCGGCAAGCCGCTGCGCGACATCGTCAGCCTGCAGTCGACGCTGCAGGACGCGCTCGAAGCGATGCTCGCCGAGGGCGGCTCGGTGCCGGTGACCGGCGCGCGCGGCGAGTACGCGGGCACCATCCAGCTCGACACCGTGATCGCGACCATCCAGCAGCTGCGGGACGAGCACTCGAACGGCGAAGAGGTGCCCGCATGA
- a CDS encoding ABC transporter permease: MNLFDYISDRASKLWLEAYLHTSMVVQCTILAAVLGVLIGIAVYRSPIGSAVATALASTILTVPSFALLGLLIPISGLGPTTAVIALVLYGLLPIVRNTIVGLDGVDPAVTDAARGIGMSRFGVLTRVELRLAWPAILTGMRVATQMLMGIAVIAAYAKGPGFGAEVFSGLTNAGSTNSLNQAVTGTVGVVILALLLDGVYVLIKRFTVSRGVRG; this comes from the coding sequence ATGAACCTCTTCGACTACATCTCCGACCGGGCGAGCAAGCTCTGGCTGGAGGCCTATCTGCACACCAGCATGGTGGTGCAGTGCACGATCCTCGCCGCGGTCCTCGGCGTGCTGATCGGGATCGCGGTGTACCGCAGCCCGATCGGTTCGGCGGTGGCCACGGCGCTGGCGAGCACGATCCTCACGGTCCCGTCGTTCGCGCTGCTGGGCCTGCTGATCCCGATCTCCGGGCTCGGGCCGACGACGGCCGTGATCGCGCTGGTGCTCTACGGCCTCCTGCCGATCGTCCGCAACACGATCGTCGGGCTCGACGGCGTCGACCCGGCGGTCACCGACGCCGCCCGCGGCATCGGGATGAGCCGCTTCGGCGTGCTCACCCGGGTCGAGCTGCGGCTGGCGTGGCCGGCGATCCTCACCGGCATGCGGGTGGCGACGCAGATGCTGATGGGCATCGCGGTGATCGCCGCGTACGCGAAGGGTCCCGGCTTCGGCGCCGAGGTCTTCTCCGGGCTCACGAACGCGGGGAGCACCAACTCCCTCAACCAAGCCGTCACCGGCACGGTCGGGGTCGTCATCCTCGCCCTGCTCCTCGACGGCGTCTACGTCCTGATCAAGCGTTTCACCGTCTCTAGGGGTGTCCGTGGCTGA
- a CDS encoding YcnI family protein gives MSQHVFKRAGFLAATVGVAGLLGAGVAAAHVTANVYGSQPTKGGYAAIVFRVPSEEKDPVTTTKVTVDFKADYGIGSVRTKPLPGWTAEVTKSKLPTPITKDNGTQITEAVTAVTWTAQPGNELKATDYQEFSVSFGPLPTNVDQVEFPAHQTYSDGKVVDWNQPTPANGEEPEHPAPVVKLAAKTDGDGDHAGMAAGTASTPGEHTEAAATTSDSTARWLGGAGLLVGAVGLGVGAGATIRARKATAKPGGNS, from the coding sequence ATGTCCCAGCACGTCTTCAAGCGCGCCGGTTTCCTCGCCGCCACCGTCGGCGTCGCCGGTCTCCTCGGCGCGGGCGTCGCCGCCGCGCACGTCACCGCCAACGTCTACGGCTCCCAGCCGACGAAGGGTGGGTACGCGGCGATCGTGTTCCGCGTGCCGAGCGAGGAGAAGGACCCCGTCACCACCACGAAGGTCACCGTCGACTTCAAGGCGGACTACGGCATCGGCTCGGTGCGGACCAAGCCGCTGCCCGGCTGGACCGCCGAGGTGACCAAGTCGAAGCTGCCCACCCCGATCACCAAGGACAACGGCACGCAGATCACCGAAGCCGTCACCGCGGTGACGTGGACCGCGCAGCCCGGCAACGAGCTCAAGGCCACCGACTACCAGGAGTTCTCGGTCAGCTTCGGCCCCCTGCCGACCAACGTCGACCAGGTCGAGTTCCCAGCGCACCAGACCTACAGCGACGGCAAGGTCGTCGACTGGAACCAGCCGACCCCGGCGAACGGTGAGGAGCCGGAGCACCCGGCGCCGGTCGTGAAGCTGGCCGCGAAGACCGACGGCGACGGCGACCACGCCGGGATGGCCGCGGGTACGGCCTCCACCCCCGGGGAGCACACTGAAGCCGCGGCGACGACGTCGGACAGCACGGCCCGCTGGCTCGGCGGGGCCGGTCTGCTCGTCGGCGCCGTCGGCCTCGGTGTCGGGGCCGGCGCGACCATCCGGGCCCGCAAGGCCACGGCGAAGCCGGGAGGCAACAGCTAA